GAAACCCGTGACAGGGAAGGGCAGCTCTGCGGAGGGCTTTACGGGGTCAGTCTGGGCCGTGTTTTTTTCGGTGAGAGTATGTTTGCAAGGGTGTCAGACGCCTCAAAGGTTGCACTGGTGCATCTTGTGCAACAGCTTGATGCCTGGGGCTTTGATCTGATTGACTGTCAGGTGCAGACAGATCATCTTATAAGCATGGGGGCCGTGACCATGGGCCGCAGACGTTTTTTGAGTATTCTTAAGGAAAGTCTGAAGCATCCCACCCTTAAAGGACCTTGGAGGCCGGACCTACAGCCTGACGGTATCCATCGAAAAAGGGCTTAAGTGGTGAGATCTGTTCCGCGCATGTCCTTTTTTAGTAACTGTTCAGCACAGCTTGCTAAGTACCATGCTTGCAAGACAGATGCACAGGCTCCAGGCTATTTGCTCGTGACGCAATCTTATTCGGGAGCTTCTTGCCCTGTGCGGAAGCGGCAAAAACTCCCCGCCACAGGCAGGATAAGCTTATTTATTACCATGGCAGGCTTAAGCGCGCTGCCTTTGTGGCGGCTCAAACAGTTTGCCGCTTCTTTCGCACAGGCCTGCAAAGCTCTGATCCGAAACGATTGCAATGTCACTTGCAAACAGCCAAGGAGCCTTGCAATAGTACGAAGCTGCTGCAATTATAGCATTGGTAGTTCGGAATAAACCCTGCTGAATAATTACCTTTTTTATATCTTTAGAGGTGTCCGTCTGCCAGAAGGAGTGTCATGTCCAGCTATCTCTTTTATGATCTTGAGACTACAGGCCTGAATCCTGCCTTTGATCAGATCCTGCAGTTTGCAGCCATACGCACGGATATGGCTTTTCATGAGCTGGAGCGCCATGAAATCCGTATCCGTTTGCGGCCAGATGTACTCATTGCCCCCGGTGCCCTTATAACCCACAGAATACCTTTGGATGTACTTGGGTCCGGGGAGCTGGAATATGATGCCATACGCCGGATACACAGCCTGCTCAATACCCGTGGAACCCTTTCCCTTGGTTACAATACGCTTAATTTTGATGATATATTTTTAAGATTTGCTTTTTACAGAAACCTTCTTCCACCCTATACCCATCAGTTTGCCTCGGGCTGTTCCCGCATGGATATTTTTCCCCTTACCATCTTTTTCCATCTTTTCCGGCCTGAGATTCTGAAGTGGCCGGAGCTGGAAGGCAGGGTCAGTCTGAAGCTTGAAAACCTGAACAGGGAAAACGGTCTGGCTTCAGGTATGGCCCATGATGCCATGGTGGATGTGGAAGCTACCCTGGCGCTGGCTAAGATTTTGGCTTCGGAAAAGGATATGTGGGAGTACCTTGTTGCCGGTTTTGATAAAAAAAAGGATGGTCTGCGTCAGGATCAGCTCCCGGAGGCTTTTCAGTCTTCTCTGGGGATTCATCCCTATGGTGTGCTGACGGGTTCTGAAGCCGGGTCAAAAAACGGGTATCAGGCACCGGTTCTGGGGCTGGGGCAATCCATTCCTTATTCCAACCAGAGTCTGTGGCTGCGTCTGGATACGGAGGATTTACAGAAAACCGATCCTGAGAATCCCGAAGCCACAAGTTTTGTTATCCGAAAAAGAAACGGTGAGCCGCCCTTTGTGCTGCCGCCTGTTTCCCGTTTCTGGGAGCGTCTTTTTGATGAAAAACGTCAGCTTGCAGAAAATAATATGGCCTGGCTGCGGTCCCGTCCGGATATTCTGGAAGCCATAGGAAAATATCACCGCCAATTCCGATACCCGGAAATAGAGGGTCTTGATCCCGATGCCGCCCTTTATCAGAAAGGTTTTCTTTCAAAGGCCGAGCAGGTCCAGTGCAGTGATTTTCATGCGATGGATATTGCAGGGAAACTGGCCTTTCTGCCGGAATTATCCACGGACTTACAGGTTCTTGCGGCCCGTCTTCTTTTCAGGAACGGGATGGGAGAGCAGCACCCCTTTGTGGAGGAAGCTGGCAGGCGGCAGATGGCCAGTCTGACTGCCGGGACTGGAGACAGCCTGCCAAAGGACTGGCGGGGTGGGGAGCGCAGAGCTGTTTATCATGTTCTCGATGATATTAAAGATATCCGGGCAGAAGGTAAGCTGGATGATGAACAGATTCTGCTGCTTCAGGCACTGGAAGAAGATATGAAAAAGCGTTTTTTCCTTTGAAGCTGGCCTTGGTTTTCATATGCGATTTTGTCCGTATTCAAGCGTCCAGAACCGTCTTCGCTGGCTAAGAACCAACTTTGTCGGCCCGATTGCCATGTGGCTGAACAATTAGGTCCGTAGAAGTATGAAAGGAGATGCTGGTGACTGAAC
This window of the Desulfobotulus mexicanus genome carries:
- a CDS encoding exonuclease domain-containing protein gives rise to the protein MSSYLFYDLETTGLNPAFDQILQFAAIRTDMAFHELERHEIRIRLRPDVLIAPGALITHRIPLDVLGSGELEYDAIRRIHSLLNTRGTLSLGYNTLNFDDIFLRFAFYRNLLPPYTHQFASGCSRMDIFPLTIFFHLFRPEILKWPELEGRVSLKLENLNRENGLASGMAHDAMVDVEATLALAKILASEKDMWEYLVAGFDKKKDGLRQDQLPEAFQSSLGIHPYGVLTGSEAGSKNGYQAPVLGLGQSIPYSNQSLWLRLDTEDLQKTDPENPEATSFVIRKRNGEPPFVLPPVSRFWERLFDEKRQLAENNMAWLRSRPDILEAIGKYHRQFRYPEIEGLDPDAALYQKGFLSKAEQVQCSDFHAMDIAGKLAFLPELSTDLQVLAARLLFRNGMGEQHPFVEEAGRRQMASLTAGTGDSLPKDWRGGERRAVYHVLDDIKDIRAEGKLDDEQILLLQALEEDMKKRFFL